One Verrucomicrobiia bacterium genomic region harbors:
- a CDS encoding UvrB/UvrC motif-containing protein has product IRDAERNLAVLDFVEKHAERKEFSWGLRQFQPQLLMILTRARGAQAVQADDYTLALRLIEEGLDLIRGFYREHAGVEAAEESGELFSLETWLEEVRAKRPLSRRERLEHALHDAVKSEDYERAAKVRDQLRNLPPE; this is encoded by the coding sequence ATTCGCGATGCCGAACGCAATTTGGCGGTGCTGGATTTCGTCGAGAAACACGCCGAACGGAAGGAATTTTCCTGGGGCCTGAGGCAGTTTCAGCCGCAACTGCTCATGATTCTGACCCGTGCGCGCGGAGCCCAGGCGGTGCAAGCCGATGATTACACGCTGGCCCTGCGCTTGATCGAAGAAGGGCTGGACCTAATCCGCGGCTTTTACCGCGAGCACGCCGGGGTCGAAGCGGCTGAAGAGAGCGGCGAGTTATTTTCTCTGGAGACCTGGCTTGAAGAGGTCCGCGCCAAACGCCCGTTGTCGCGCCGGGAACGGCTCGAACATGCCTTGCACGATGCGGTTAAATCGGAAGATTACGAGCGGGCCGCCAAAGTGCGCGATCAATTGCGCAATCTCCCGCCCGAGTAG
- a CDS encoding MFS transporter, translating to MRPALIKSAQTSPPSRWLNRTVIGIGLASLFSDWSHEMATTVMPAFLATMGVAAIWLGLIEGVSDGLSSFAKMGSGYYTDGLRRRKPIAVIGYVMTALGTAAFGLATAAWHVLLARAFAWLGRGVRTPVRKALLASAITPETYGRAFGFERMMDTLGAIVGPLSAFVLLQALNHRYPPLFALTLIPSLVAAGLITFLVKEKDRKPVPHISFGARLRSLPPAYRKFVFAVGLFGLGAFAHTLLILLATQKLTPSLGPAKAASAAVGLYVLHNVFYASFAFIGGWLGDRFSKRWLLAGGYLLAAAMSLCIIILPLTIWTFALIFVLGGTNAALEETLEDSLCAELVGEEQHGMAFGVLATVNGIGDFFSSLAVGVLWTTVGISVAFGYSLVLSLLGAILVSTIRSRSRV from the coding sequence ATGCGCCCCGCACTCATCAAATCCGCCCAAACGAGTCCGCCAAGCCGCTGGCTTAACCGCACCGTCATCGGCATTGGGCTCGCGTCGCTGTTCAGCGATTGGTCGCACGAGATGGCTACTACGGTGATGCCGGCTTTTCTGGCGACCATGGGCGTGGCGGCGATTTGGCTGGGGCTGATTGAAGGCGTTTCCGATGGGCTTTCCAGTTTCGCCAAAATGGGGTCGGGCTATTACACGGATGGTTTGCGGCGACGCAAACCGATTGCTGTTATCGGCTACGTCATGACTGCTCTAGGCACGGCCGCGTTCGGGCTGGCTACGGCTGCCTGGCATGTTCTGCTCGCCCGCGCGTTTGCGTGGCTTGGCCGAGGCGTTCGCACGCCAGTCCGGAAGGCCTTGCTGGCCTCAGCCATCACCCCGGAAACCTATGGCCGAGCCTTTGGTTTTGAGCGGATGATGGATACGCTCGGGGCAATTGTCGGGCCATTAAGCGCATTTGTTTTGCTGCAAGCCCTCAATCACAGGTACCCGCCTCTTTTCGCTTTGACCCTAATCCCAAGCCTGGTAGCCGCCGGCCTTATCACATTCCTTGTAAAAGAGAAGGACCGAAAGCCGGTTCCTCATATCTCGTTCGGCGCGCGGCTGCGCTCCTTGCCGCCCGCTTATCGGAAATTCGTGTTCGCGGTCGGCCTTTTTGGACTGGGCGCTTTCGCCCATACGCTCTTAATCCTGCTCGCGACCCAGAAGCTGACTCCCTCACTTGGTCCGGCTAAGGCCGCCAGCGCCGCTGTTGGTCTCTACGTTTTGCATAATGTCTTCTACGCGTCGTTCGCCTTTATAGGCGGCTGGCTTGGAGATCGCTTTTCCAAAAGATGGTTGCTTGCCGGCGGCTATCTCCTGGCAGCGGCGATGTCTCTTTGCATCATCATATTGCCGCTAACAATTTGGACGTTCGCCCTCATTTTCGTGCTGGGCGGAACCAACGCCGCCCTTGAAGAAACCCTGGAAGATTCCCTTTGCGCCGAACTGGTGGGCGAAGAACAGCATGGGATGGCGTTCGGGGTCCTGGCCACCGTGAACGGAATTGGCGACTTTTTTTCCAGCCTCGCCGTGGGCGTGTTGT